A window of Coleofasciculaceae cyanobacterium genomic DNA:
TGAAACAGGAAAAGTACCTCTAAAAATTCAGTCAAGCGACGTGCATTCGCTTGTTCAATTAGCAGTAGATACCTTGGCAATATCTGCCGCTCAAAAAAATCTGGAAATAATCCTCAATTGCGATCGCGCTCCTCAAGAAGTACAAACAGATTCGTTAAGGCTACAGCAAATTATTATTAATTTAATCAGCAACGCAATTCGTTATACCGAGTCGGGAACTGTTACGATAACCTGCCTAACCCAAGAGAGCGATCGCTGGTCACTTGTTATTGCCGATACAGGCATTGGTTTGACTCCAGAAGCTCAGGCGCAAATTTTTGAACCTTACTATCGAGTTGGCTCAAAAGGTGTTTACTCATCCGACAGTACTGGTTTGGGATTAGCGATTGTCGATAAGTTGGTTAAACTGCTCCAGGGAAAAATCGACCTAATTTCTAAACTGGGAGAGGGTTCTACTTTTAGCGTAACTTTTCCGCTAACGATTACCGAACAGTGATCTGTCTTTTGATGTCTTGGCATCCTGCCGTCGGCAGAGCCAAGAGTTTCCAGCAGGAAGAAAGATGATTGACATACTCCCTCACGGGACGTGAAGGATTCTCCTCAACTTAACAAATCTGTTAAACTCGGGAGCTTTTTATCCTGACTGCTGCCCACAGCCAGCTTCTTAATGAGCAAAGCGCTATTGTAGTCACGATCGCAGCTAAGGAAGCAGGCATCGCATTCATGCCAACGGTCGGATAGTGTTTTACTTACTCTATTTAAACATCGGCTGCAATGCTGACTGGTCCCGAAGGGACTGACTTTAACTATTCTAGTTCCGTACTTTTGGGCTACAGCCGCCAGTATTTCTAGAAACCGCCTACTCCATTGTCAGTCCATGACTTGTTCATTCCTGCCGATGCTGCTTGTCCATTAGGAACGAATACACCGTCTACTTTCTTAGGCTTGTTCCTACGCTTCAAGTTGCGAATCTTCAGATCTTCAATAGCCAATACTTGACAGTTTTTAGCTAACTTATGGGCTTCGTTATAGTGCCAATGTTTTCTTTGCCTAGCTATCTTTTGATGAAGTCTAGATATTGCCCGTCGCACGAGTCTTTTCGCCTTCAGTGTTCGGTTTTTGTCTTCCAGTTTTTTTTGCAGTTTAGCTAGCTTAGGTTCAGATTTTCTTAGATGTTTTTGCGGGTTAGCTTGATTATTTTGAGAGTCTACATATAGTTTCTCAAGACCAATATCTATTCCAGTTGTATTTGATTCAGTAGCAATTGTATCTATCTCTATCTCAGGGACAGTCTTGTCTTCTACCGACAAATTAATGTAGTAACCATCTGCTTTTTTGGTAATAGAAACAGTCTTTAATTTGAACCCTGGCTCAATATTTCTGGACTTGATGAACTTCAGTACGCCTAACTTTGGTAATTTGATTTTGCAACCGATTAGATTTTTATCTGGTACTTTTGGGAACGTGAATGTTCGATACCTCATTTTGTTTTTAAACCGAGGTCGTCCATTTCTCTTGCCTTTTGAGTCTCCGAATACGAATACTATCGAACGCTAGTTTTACCCGTTTTACGCAGTCTTGAAGTACCTGAGAGTATATATTTTTGTACCAAGGTCGCTCTTGTTTGAGTTGAGGTAAAGTAGCTGATTGGCTATGCCAACTGGGATTGTTCCTTAACTCTCCACTTCCTATTTCGCACCAACGCAAACAATAATCTCCTTGAGGGATTACCAGATTGCAACGATTCATTTGCCACCAGCGAAATCTATCAGCCAACAAATAGTTGTATTGATGTCGCAACATATCTAGCCAGCGATCGATTTCTTGACGCTGACTAGCTGTTGGGTTCAATTTATACTGATAGGTTTTTCTCATGGTAAGATACAGTTTATTACTAACCGTACTTAAAACTCAATCCTTGAAAACTAGTTATCGCAGTACTCGTAGAGCAGTATTTAACTTAACCGTTCATATTGTGCTGGTGACGAAATACAGACGCAAGGTTATAGATGCCCAAATGATAGAACAGCTATCTCAGGTCTTTGATTCGGTGTTAAAGTCCTGGGACAGCGAACTAATTGAATTTAATTGCCAAGCCGACCACGCCCACTTAATCGTGTCCTATCCCCCGCACAAACT
This region includes:
- a CDS encoding transposase, which encodes MRYRTFTFPKVPDKNLIGCKIKLPKLGVLKFIKSRNIEPGFKLKTVSITKKADGYYINLSVEDKTVPEIEIDTIATESNTTGIDIGLEKLYVDSQNNQANPQKHLRKSEPKLAKLQKKLEDKNRTLKAKRLVRRAISRLHQKIARQRKHWHYNEAHKLAKNCQVLAIEDLKIRNLKRRNKPKKVDGVFVPNGQAASAGMNKSWTDNGVGGF
- a CDS encoding helix-turn-helix domain-containing protein, with product MRKTYQYKLNPTASQRQEIDRWLDMLRHQYNYLLADRFRWWQMNRCNLVIPQGDYCLRWCEIGSGELRNNPSWHSQSATLPQLKQERPWYKNIYSQVLQDCVKRVKLAFDSIRIRRLKRQEKWTTSV
- the tnpA gene encoding IS200/IS605 family transposase, producing MVRYSLLLTVLKTQSLKTSYRSTRRAVFNLTVHIVLVTKYRRKVIDAQMIEQLSQVFDSVLKSWDSELIEFNCQADHAHLIVSYPPHKLLSSLIANLKATSSKRMWLHHESLLSKVYYKKRVFWTGAYFVASCGEVTIDVLRKYVQNQDSPPPNKP